DNA from Ignavibacteriales bacterium:
ATTGATGTTTTTAAGCTCTGAACATCTTTTAACTAAACTTAAAATTTCATTTTCCGTTTCAAGTCCGGATTTAGTTTCTTCATCTGATGTTTTCACTTCCAACAAAATGTTTTGCACTTTATTAAGTTTTTCTGCTCGCTGATTTATTTCTTCAACAAGTTCAAGAGAATCAACCGAGTGAATTAACTCAGCAGCTTTTACAGCATATTTAACTTTATTCTTTTGAAGCGAACCGATAAAATGCCAGACTACATCATCACCAAGTTTTTCGTACTTAAGAGTTAGTTCCTGCGCACGGTTCTCACCAAAATTCGTTAACCCACAATTTTTTGCTTCGATGATTGCATCAACACCAAAATATTTTGAAACAGCAATAAGCTTTACGGCTTCAGATTTTCTACCTGATCTTTTACAAGTTTCTTCTATTTTTTGCCTTAAAACGGCTAAATTTTCTGCTATCATTTTAAAAATAGGTCGTGAATTTATCTTGATAAATCATAAAAAACAAAGAATTTATAAGGATTTTTAATAACCTTATTATTTAGCAGTGCAAATATAACCTTAACTTAACTGAAGTGCTGAAAAATATTAACCTGTTTCTGAAGAAATAAGATGGAATTAAATGACTAATTAAGAAGTTTTAGCTCCAAATCATCATTCATAAATACTTGTTGGAAATTCGTATTCTAAGCAGAATTAATTGAAATAAATCTAATATAATGTCTAAACTTTTTTTGATCGTTTTCGATAATGAATTACAACTGGGGTGTATCCTGATTCAGTTCTTAGCCTCAAGAACTGTAATTTTTCAGAAACAGATAAAAAGAGCTCTTCGGAGCTCTTTTTTTTGGTTTAAGCCAAAGCAATCATAATCGCTTGTTTAGAAATTTTCGTAATTTTGATTGCTATTATTCACAATTTATTCCGGAGAATTTATGGGTTACGAGTTATTGGATCAAATCAAATCAAAAGCAAAATCTAAAAATAAAACAATTGTACTTCCAGAATCACACGATGAAAGAGTTCTAAAAGCAGCAGAAATTTTAACCAAAGAAAAAATTTGCAAAGTTATCACTCTTGGCAATCCAGTAAAAGTTAATGAAGATGCAAAAAAACTTGGTGTGGATTTAACAGATGTTGAAATTTTAGATCATACAAATCATCCAAAGTTTGATGAGTTTGCAAACATCTATTATGAATTGCGAAAGAAAAAAGGAATGACCCCGGAATTGGCTAAAGAAACGATGAAGCGTGATTTATTCTTTGCAGCAATGATGCTGCGTGAAGGATTAGTTGATGGAAGCGTCGCGGGTTCATTTGCATCAACAGCTGATGTTATGAAAGCTGGAATACAAATAGTTGGAATGCCGCAGGGAATTTCAATCGTATCCAGTTTCTTTTTAATGTTATTTAAAGATAGAGCTTTCAGTTTTGCAGATTGTGCAGTTGTTCCAAATCCTGATGCTGAACAGCTTGCAGATATTGCAATATCAACAGCGGATAATCATAATAAATTAACAGGTGAAGAACCACTTGTTGCGATGTTATCTTTTTCAACAAAGGGCAGTGCAAAACACGAACTAGCTGATAAGGTAATCAAAGCAACAGAAATTGTAAAAACAAAAAGACCTGATCTTAATGTTGATGGTGAACTTCAATTTGATGCTGCAATTGTGGAATCAATCGGAAAGAAAAAAGCACCGGAAAGTAAAGTTGCAGGCATTGCAAATGTTCTTGCTTTTCCTGATTTGAATGCTGGAAATATTGGTTACAAAATTGCTCAACGCTGGGGCGGCGCTGAAGCAGTTGGTCCAATGGTTCAGGGATTGAAAAAACCATTTTTTGATTTAAGTCGTGGCTGCAGTGTTGATGATATTGTAAATACAGCGTCAATAAATGTTTTGATGGTATAGGAATTATTTTAGCAGCATCGGTCTCGCTACCGATGCTGTCTAAGGAAATAAAAAATAGATTAGATTTCGTTAGTCATTAAAAATCTTTGTTTAACTACTTGAAAGAATCATTTTCTTTATTTACGTTTGGTTAGTATTAATTAGGATACAATTTAAATCGAGGCAAGTATGGGTTATCTTGGCACGATTATTAGCTCTCTCTCTCTCTAAAAATTCCAATGAAGTTGGATTCAAGACTTTTGGATTTTTATCCAATGCGATTTCACACCAGTTACAACCTCAACCATTTAATAAAATAATTTAAGACTTAGCCGGGGAACCAAAATGAAAAAAAATACTTTCTTCTACGTTGCACTTTTAACATCTTCCTTTATCATCTCCTTATTATTTTACTCTTGCAACACAACAGAACCTGATGAACTAAAACCAGGTAGGCGTGATTATACCTGGACGGTGGATACGATTAATACCAATGCCTATTACAGAATGTGGGGAAGTTCCCCAACCGATTTATGGGTAACCGGTTCTGGAGACTGGGATAAATCTATTGCTAATTTTGATGGTTACCAATGGCATGCTTATGGAGTGAATGGAATAGTTAACCCAAAGGGAATATTTGGATTCGATAAGAATAACTTTTTCGTTAGTGCTGAAAATGGGAAAATATGGAAGTATAATGGAAATATTTGGACATTATTTGCTGAATTATCTAAAGATGGGCAATCGAATTTCGCATTTAACGATATTTGGGGAATTTCATCTAATGACTTTTATGTTTTCGGTGGTTTGCCAGATACCATAATTGGAGCATTTAATAACAGTGTAATTGCTCACTACTATAATAATAAATGGTCAATGTTAGACACAAGGGCAATTAACGGAATAGTTGCAAACGTTTATAAAAATGTAAAAGAAAATAAAACATATATACTTACCTATAAATTGGGCGGTGGGATAGATCCAGATAGTTCAATTATTTATGAATATGACCAATCGAATTTTAAAAAAATTTACAGCAGTATCTGGGCAGGTGGATTGCAAGCTGAGATTAGGCTTATAGGTGATGAAGTTATTTTTGTTCTTGGAAATCAAATTGCAAAAAGAGTAAATGGGCAGTTCCAATCATTATTACAAGTAGAAAATCCAAATTTTTATCAGCGTATTTGGGGGAAAAATTCCAAGGATATTTTTCTTTTAATGACAGATGGTTTAGCTCATTATAACGGAAGTGATATTCAATATTTGTTTTATTTTAACATAACGCCAAGAACTCAGATATTTGGAGCAGCACTTTTTGAAAAAGATGTTTTCTTTCTAATATATGAATCTCAAACAGGATTTGGTATAAGTTATCACGGAAAATTAAATTAATGGAGGAAAAGCAAAACAAAGCTTTATAATTAAAAACGAGAGATGATGTTAGCGCATCATCTCTCTTAAGTGAATAGTCCATCAGGCTTGCTACCTATGTTTTATTTGAATAAAACAGGGCTATTCTGTTTTTAAATTTAACAAAATAATATCAATTGTAAAGGAGGGAAAATCTTCGTCAAAAACAACTTTTGTCCATTTTTAATTGAAAATTTATAAAATTAATAAAAAGGGAAATTAAAATGAGAAAGAATTTTATTTTAAGTTTAATTTTTAGTGTAATGTTTTTTATAGCGACTCCGGTTCTCGCGGAGGGAGATCCACAAATTTCATTATCCCCGGCAAACGGATCAGTGATTGAAGGTGGTTTAAATGGATATGGAAAATCAATTAACATTAACTATTCGGTAAGTAATCTCGAATCTTGCTGGTGGCGGGGTACGTGGACCGGTTTTGAAATTTGGATTTTGGTAGATGGGAATGTTGTAAGTTATTATAGAGATCCTGAAAGGCCAGCATTTTTCACTTATTATGGTTTAACATACTCAAGTTCTTTAAATTATTATTTGAGCCAAGGAGCTCACACCATACAGGTGAATGCTAAAAGTTTTGAAGTTAAATTTGATATATATCTTGATATTAATCAATCCTCCACCATCAATACAGTGCAAATTGTTCATCCACCTATAATTACTGCAGATAATAACTTTACGGATGTAAGTGGAGTTACGCACGGTTTAGTTACAGTTAGCGGTCGTGGCACACCAACGGCACCTTATACATTTGAAATAAATTCAGGACAAAGCGTTACCTTTACTGCAGTTTCTCCACAAACCAGTAATACGGGTTATAATATGACCTGGAATA
Protein-coding regions in this window:
- a CDS encoding YggS family pyridoxal phosphate-dependent enzyme — protein: MIAENLAVLRQKIEETCKRSGRKSEAVKLIAVSKYFGVDAIIEAKNCGLTNFGENRAQELTLKYEKLGDDVVWHFIGSLQKNKVKYAVKAAELIHSVDSLELVEEINQRAEKLNKVQNILLEVKTSDEETKSGLETENEILSLVKRCSELKNINLNGLMTMAPLTEDTKIIRKSFADLRILKDKINNNGYNLTELSMGMTSDFEIAIEEGATMIRVGSAIFGDRDYSKDWRQV
- the pta gene encoding phosphate acetyltransferase, which codes for MGYELLDQIKSKAKSKNKTIVLPESHDERVLKAAEILTKEKICKVITLGNPVKVNEDAKKLGVDLTDVEILDHTNHPKFDEFANIYYELRKKKGMTPELAKETMKRDLFFAAMMLREGLVDGSVAGSFASTADVMKAGIQIVGMPQGISIVSSFFLMLFKDRAFSFADCAVVPNPDAEQLADIAISTADNHNKLTGEEPLVAMLSFSTKGSAKHELADKVIKATEIVKTKRPDLNVDGELQFDAAIVESIGKKKAPESKVAGIANVLAFPDLNAGNIGYKIAQRWGGAEAVGPMVQGLKKPFFDLSRGCSVDDIVNTASINVLMV